The Astatotilapia calliptera chromosome 2, fAstCal1.2, whole genome shotgun sequence genome includes a window with the following:
- the LOC113031589 gene encoding uncharacterized protein LOC113031589 isoform X2 — translation MASVSLPRRKNLSAQQAWALLQEMDEADSDGGEVSFVQQATDTSSEESEKETEQEPNMPPRKRPRGAGKPCLSQTAKDCTVWVEEDIGMPSAGANRSCFTAQAGPTESAKFQNIFLKLLFKIP, via the exons ATGGCCTCTGTATCACTGCCACGCAGGAAGAACCTCTCCGCGCAACAGGCTTGGGCCTTGCTTCAGGAAATGGACGAAGCAGATTCTGACGGAGGAGAGGTTTCATTTGTCCAGCAGGCCACTGATACCTCCTCAGAAGAATCTGAAAAGGAGACGGAACAAGAACCCAACATGCCTCCACGGAAGAGGCCCCGTGGTGCTGGGAAGCCCTGTTTGAGCCAGACGGCAAAAGACTGCACTGTGTGGGTAGAGGAGGACATTGGAATGCCCAGTGCAGGAGCAAATCGCTCGTGCTTCACTGCGCAAGCTGGACCCACAGAGTCTGCTAAG tTTCAAAACATCTTTCTGAAGTTGCTCTTCAAGATACCATGA
- the LOC113031589 gene encoding uncharacterized protein LOC113031589 isoform X1, with the protein MASVSLPRRKNLSAQQAWALLQEMDEADSDGGEVSFVQQATDTSSEESEKETEQEPNMPPRKRPRGAGKPCLSQTAKDCTVWVEEDIGMPSAGANRSCFTAQAGPTESAKRKITSVLQSFLCLLDVGMLHTIRECTVHQARRTEPDWNLSVHELMAFISILFVRAIMCPVGAIVDCWSERFLVPVIKETMPRDRFISIMQHLRFDDKDTRAERVKTDKFAAISDIWTHFNENCAKSFTPGERMTIDEQLFPTKVCCPFTQYIATKPDKFGIKFWMATDLDTKYVCSASPHLGKDPSRQKGERLAENVVMKLMEPFLDDRRKVTTDNFFTSLSLSHRLLQRKTTLLGTVNKVWRELPQLARMYSVRAATRRWPVAVFYNMLDLAAGNAYILYKVCTGWTGKRRLFLSLLAQELRCRFMQHKEILAQAAAAAVPGTGKTTQCQVQESCNRNRSRFTCATRQKFTCAKCRDDEHWVCKRCKV; encoded by the exons ATGGCCTCTGTATCACTGCCACGCAGGAAGAACCTCTCCGCGCAACAGGCTTGGGCCTTGCTTCAGGAAATGGACGAAGCAGATTCTGACGGAGGAGAGGTTTCATTTGTCCAGCAGGCCACTGATACCTCCTCAGAAGAATCTGAAAAGGAGACGGAACAAGAACCCAACATGCCTCCACGGAAGAGGCCCCGTGGTGCTGGGAAGCCCTGTTTGAGCCAGACGGCAAAAGACTGCACTGTGTGGGTAGAGGAGGACATTGGAATGCCCAGTGCAGGAGCAAATCGCTCGTGCTTCACTGCGCAAGCTGGACCCACAGAGTCTGCTAAG CGTAAAATTACAAGTGTGCTCCAAAGCTTCCTTTGCCTGTTAGACGTGGGAATGCTACACACCATCAGAGAGTGTACGGTACATCAAGCCCGCAGAACAGAGCCGGACTGGAATTTGTCAGTTCATGAACTGATGGCATTCATTTCAATCCTGTTTGTAAGAGCAATCATGTGTCCTGTTGGTGCCATTGTGGATTGCTGGTCAGAAAGATTTCTGGTGCCAGTAATCAAAGAGACAATGCCCCGAGATAGATTCATTTCAATTATGCAACACCTTCGATTTGATGACAAGGACACGCGGGCAGAACGGGTGAAAACAGACAAATTTGCAGCGATCTCCGACATCTGGACACACTTCAACGAGAACTGTGCTAAGAGTTTCACTCCAGGAGAACGCATGACCATAGATGAACAACTGTTCCCTACCAAGGTTTGTTGTCCATTCACACAGTATATTGCAACCAAGCCAGACAAATTTGGGATCAAGTTCTGGATGGCCACAGACTTGGACACCAAATATGTCTGCAGTGCATCTCCTCACTTGGGAAAAGACCCCAGTCGTCAGAAGGGAGAGAGGCTGGCAGAGAACGTGGTCATGAAACTGATGGAGCCGTTTTTGGATGATAGGAGAAAGGTCACAACGGACAATTTCTTTACTTCACTGTCACTGTCGCACAGACTGCTGCAGCGCAAAACAACATTGCTGGGCACGGTGAATAAAGTCTGGCGTGAACTTCCTCAACTTGCACGGATGTATTCCGTAAGAGCAGCAACACGCAGGTGGCCAGTAGCAGTTTTCTACAATATGCTGGACCTGGCGGCTGGGAATGCCTACATTTTGTACAAGGTATGTACAGGGTGGACAGGCAAAAGAAGATTGTTTCTGAGTCTTCTAGCTCAAGAACTACGTTGCCGATTCATGCAGCACAAGGAAATATTAGcacaggctgctgcagctgctgtgccaGGGACTGGAAAGACAACGCAGTGCCAGGTGCAAGAGAGCTGCAACAGGAATCGCAGCAGGTTTACCTGTGCAACACGTCAGAAATTCACCTGTGCCAAATGCAGGGATGATGAACACTGGGTCTGCAAACGCTGTAAAGTTTGA